A window of Burkholderiales bacterium genomic DNA:
GGCAATCCGCGCCAGCCGGTGCCTTGCGGCCCTGATGGACAACAGGGTATCCGGGTGATAACATTGATCATATGTGATCAACTCCAAGGGCATCCAGGCGATGCATTTTCGCTTTCGCGGCAATAATGTACAGGTTGTAAAGAGTCAACTCGATCCGAAAACCGGTAAGGCAAAATCCGTTCCGATCGGGAGCATCAATCTTGCCCGGCTTGAGATCGGCGACAAGCTCGCGAGCAACTGTTCTGCGGCGGAATTGAAGGAAATCGAGAACTGGTTGAAGCGGCGCCGGGGCATCGAGGAGCTGAAAGCGAAGGTGGCGGCGCTCACCCTGCCCGAGAACATTTCGTCGGCGCTGAAGTGGTTTGCGAAGGCCCCTCCGGAGGAAATCGAGGAGGTGGCCGACGACGTGCTCGTCGGCATCAGGCAACTGCGCAAAGTGCTGCAGAAACGCGTTGCCGTTTGAGGAGGTGGCGTGGCCGCGACGCAGCATGCCCGCTCGCCGCTCGCGATTACGCTGTCGGTCTGGCGCGCGCTCTTTCTGCGCGAAGCGACGGCGCGGCTCGCGCGCAACCCCGTCGAATGGTTCTGGGTGCTTGCCGAACCGATCGCCCACATCGCCTTCCTCATGTGGATCTTCGTCGTCGGCTTCCGGCAGCGCACGCTGGTCGGCGCCGACACTCCGACCTTCATCATGCTCGGCGTGCTCGCTTTCTTTCTGCCGCGCAATCTGATCAACCGGTCAATCGCCACCGTCGGCGCAAGCGAAGCGCTGTACGGGTTCCGCCAGGTCAAGCCGGTGGATACCGTCATCGCGCGCGCCGGCCTGGAAAGCCTGCTCTTTTGCCTTGTGTTCGCTGTCGTGTGGACGGGCGCCGCCTTGCTTGCCTTCCCGGTTTTTCCCGCCGACCCGCTCGGTGCGCTTGCGGCGCTCGGCGGCCTCTGGGTGGCGGGTCTGGGGCTTGCGCTCACGCTCTCGGTCGTCGCCAACCTCAGCGAGCAGATCGGGCGCATCGTGCGCCTGCTGATGGGTCCGCTCTACATTTTCTCGGCGATCATTTATCCATCCGCGGGCGTTCCGCCGGCGATGCGCGACATCCTGCTCCTGAACCCGCTCGTCCACGGCATCGAATCGCTGCGCGTCGCATTCATGCCGGAATACAAGGTGCCCACCGGGATTGATCTTGCCTATCTGGTGCAGTTCGGCGTGCTGTTTGTCTTCATGGGCCTTGCCCTGCACGCGCGCTTCGAGGAGTTCCTGAAGACCCGATGATCGCGCTCGACGACGTGCACAAGCGCTACTGGACGAACCGCGGCGAGGCCGTCTGGGCGCTCCGCGGGGTGTCCGCGACGTTCCCTGCGCGGCGCAACGTCGCGGTGATCGGCGCGACCGGGGCCGGCAAGTCCACGCTGCTTCGGCTGATCGCGGGCATTGACCAGCCCACGCGCGGCAGCATCGCCTCGGATCGGCGCGTATCGTGGCCGATCGGCCAGACGCGGGGCCTGCAGCCGAATCTGACCGGGCGCCAGAACGCGCGGTTCGTGTGCCGTATCCAGGGAATCGGAGAGGAAAGGGTCGGGGAGCGGGTAAATTTCGTGCACGAGTTTTCGGAACTCGGCGAAGCGTTCGATCAGCCGGTATCGTCCTACTCCAAGGGCATGCGGGCGCGGCTCAATTTCGCCCTTTCGGTCGCGTTCGACTTCGACGTGTATCTGGTGGACGAAAACATGGGCGCAGGCGGAGGAGAGGACTTCTTCAGGGAAAAGACCCGCAACGCGATGAAGTACCTTGCGCGCCGCGCCGATCTGATCATTGCGACGCACTCGGAGCGGCTGGTCCGCTCCTTCTGCCAGTCGGCCCTCTGGCTTTGCGAGGGCAGGGGATACTGGTTCGACTCGGCGGATGAAGCCTGGCGCGAACACGCCCGGCAGGTGGCCGCGTGACTGCGCTC
This region includes:
- a CDS encoding ABC transporter permease — translated: MAATQHARSPLAITLSVWRALFLREATARLARNPVEWFWVLAEPIAHIAFLMWIFVVGFRQRTLVGADTPTFIMLGVLAFFLPRNLINRSIATVGASEALYGFRQVKPVDTVIARAGLESLLFCLVFAVVWTGAALLAFPVFPADPLGALAALGGLWVAGLGLALTLSVVANLSEQIGRIVRLLMGPLYIFSAIIYPSAGVPPAMRDILLLNPLVHGIESLRVAFMPEYKVPTGIDLAYLVQFGVLFVFMGLALHARFEEFLKTR
- a CDS encoding ABC transporter ATP-binding protein — protein: MIALDDVHKRYWTNRGEAVWALRGVSATFPARRNVAVIGATGAGKSTLLRLIAGIDQPTRGSIASDRRVSWPIGQTRGLQPNLTGRQNARFVCRIQGIGEERVGERVNFVHEFSELGEAFDQPVSSYSKGMRARLNFALSVAFDFDVYLVDENMGAGGGEDFFREKTRNAMKYLARRADLIIATHSERLVRSFCQSALWLCEGRGYWFDSADEAWREHARQVAA